Part of the Fibrobacterota bacterium genome is shown below.
ATAGCTGCTTTCGGCTTGGCACTCCATCCCTCGGATGCGCATCAGGCCCAGGAAGGTATCTTCGCTGAACCAATTCTTGCCCCATTGGGTGGGATAACCTTCGCGGATCAATTCCACTTTCCGGCGGAAAACGGATTCGGGTAATTCCACGAAAACGTTGGGAACACCCAGGTCGCCATCGTACTTGGGGATTTCGTACTCCCAGATCAAATGATTCCGCCATGTGTTCCAGGTCAGTTCGGAGATGAGGCGATGGTCCTGATGCAGATCCTGGCGATAATGCGTGAGGATGAGGTCGGGGTTCACTTGCGCTTTCAAAACCTCGAAGGCCTCCTTCACCTCGATCCCATGGTAGGGAAGGAATCCATCGCGAAACGCATGCACCCGGACCTCGGCCTTGGCGGCCCCGGCCAGGAACAAGCCGGCGGATTTTTCCGCCTCCGACTTGCGGACCGGGTTGGATGCGAATACGATCCAGTACACCTCGAGGCCGGGGTTCTCCTTCAAGAGCCGGAGCAAGGCGCCGCCGCAACCGATTTCGATATCATCGCAATGCGCCCCCAGGGCGAGCACGGTCTTG
Proteins encoded:
- a CDS encoding PIG-L family deacetylase; the encoded protein is MLTARLPGLKTVLALGAHCDDIEIGCGGALLRLLKENPGLEVYWIVFASNPVRKSEAEKSAGLFLAGAAKAEVRVHAFRDGFLPYHGIEVKEAFEVLKAQVNPDLILTHYRQDLHQDHRLISELTWNTWRNHLIWEYEIPKYDGDLGVPNVFVELPESVFRRKVELIREGYPTQWGKNWFSEDTFLGLMRIRGMECQAESSYAEAFYGRKLKF